CGACGTCATCGCCCACGCGCTGCTCATCGCCACGATCGCGCAGGGTGCCTGGCTCGTCGTGCGCATCCTGGGCGTCGCGGGCGATGCGGTGCTCGCGCGCTACGGCGCGACCGAGGGCGACCGCCACCGCCGCAAGGTGCACACGCAGATCGCGATCATGCGCCGCGTGCTCGTCGTCGTGATCGTGGTCATCGCGATCGGCGCCGCGCTCTTCACGTTCGAGGGCGCCCGCGTGGCCGGCACGAGCCTGCTCGCGTCGGCGGGCGTCGCGTCCCTCGTCGCCGGCCTCGCCGCGCAGTCGGTGCTCGGCAACGTCTTCGCCGGCCTGCAGCTCGTCGGCTCGGATGCGCTGCGCGTCGACGACGTCGTCGTGGTCGAAGGGCACTGGGGCACGATCGAGGAGGTCACGCTCACGTACGTCGTCGTGAAGATCTGGGACGACCGTCGCCTCGTGCTGCCGTCGACGTACTTCACGTCGACGCCGTTCGAGAACTGGACGCGCACGTCGAGCGAGCTGCTCGGCGGCGTCGAGCTCGACGTCGACTGGCGGGTGCCGGTCGATGCGATGCGCGCCGAGCTCGTGCGCGTCGTCGAGGGCAGCGAGCTGTGGGACGAGCGCCTGCAGCTGCTGCAGGTCACCGACGCCGTCGGCGGCATGGTGCGCGTGCGCG
The sequence above is a segment of the Agrococcus jejuensis genome. Coding sequences within it:
- a CDS encoding mechanosensitive ion channel family protein; the encoded protein is MPEVVSEDVTQSIDLLLQLAIAAGIAVVAAIAASIVLVGVVAAITRSRTRIVAVRRPLRWPVATLAGTIAFAIAFASLGIQTELGTAGDVIAHALLIATIAQGAWLVVRILGVAGDAVLARYGATEGDRHRRKVHTQIAIMRRVLVVVIVVIAIGAALFTFEGARVAGTSLLASAGVASLVAGLAAQSVLGNVFAGLQLVGSDALRVDDVVVVEGHWGTIEEVTLTYVVVKIWDDRRLVLPSTYFTSTPFENWTRTSSELLGGVELDVDWRVPVDAMRAELVRVVEGSELWDERLQLLQVTDAVGGMVRVRVLVSAVDSAALADLRCLVRERLVDFLRAEHPEALPLQRIEVAQQRAPEPRRSEPATGDVPGLFSGDAEAEARREEFTHPIDIVRPESADADVRR